The following coding sequences are from one Aethina tumida isolate Nest 87 chromosome 2, icAetTumi1.1, whole genome shotgun sequence window:
- the LOC109599150 gene encoding palmitoyl-protein thioesterase 1: MSAPAFTTILVLSLVCFCHGYLPVVMWHGMGDSCCFGLSSIKHKLNETLPGIYVVSLKIGSSVIVDVENSYFLHPDKQINQVCKLLKADPKLRDGFNAIGFSQGSQFIRGLVQRCGDLKVKNLITLGGQHQGVYGLPNCGSLSHPACDYVRQLLNYAAYFSWVQKRLVQATYWHDPLNEELYKKSSTFLSDINNEQQLNLDYIKRIQSLDNFVMVKFENDTMVQPIESEWFGFYKPGQSKEIESLEQTSLYIDDRLGLQKLKEENRLKFLSLPGNHLQFEWPWFVENIVEPFLKN; the protein is encoded by the exons GTGACAGTTGTTGCTTTGGCCTGTCCTCCATAAAACACAAGCTGAACGAGACGCTGCCGGGTATTTACGTGGTCTCCCTCAAAATCGGCTCGTCGGTTATCGTCGATGTGGAAAACAGCTACTTCCTGCACCCCGACAAACAGATCAACCAGGTCTGCAAGCTACTGAAAGCCGATCCGAAACTCCGTGACGGCTTCAACGCCATCGGTTTCTCGCAAGGAAGCCAATTCAT ACGTGGTTTGGTGCAGAGATGCGGCGACTTGAAGGTGAAGAATTTAATCACGTTGGGCGGACAGCACCAAGGGGTATATGGGTTGCCTAATTGTGGATCGCTTTCTCATCCGGCTTGCGACTATGTCCGGCAGTTGTTGAATTACGCCGCTTACTTTAG CTGGGTGCAAAAGAGGCTGGTACAAGCAACCTACTGGCACGATCCGTTGAACGAAGAACTATACAAAAAGTCCAGTACGTTCCTTTCGGACATCAACAACGAACAACAACTGAATTTGGACTACATCAAGAGGATTCAGAGTCTGGACAACTTCGTTATGGTCAAATTTGAGAATGACACCATGGTACAACCCATAGAAAGCGAGTGGTTTGGATTCTACAAACCGGGACAATCCAAAGAAATTGAGAGTTTGGAACAAACTTCTTTGTACATTGAC gatcGATTGGGCTTGCAGAAATTGAAGGAAGAAAATCGATTGAAGTTCTTGTCACTACCTGGTAATCATCTGCAGTTCGAGTGGCCGTGGTTCGTTGAGAATATTGTCGAGCCGTTCCTGAAGAActga